A section of the Budorcas taxicolor isolate Tak-1 chromosome 17, Takin1.1, whole genome shotgun sequence genome encodes:
- the BRAP gene encoding BRCA1-associated protein → MSVSLVVIRLELAEHSPVPAGFGFSAAVGEMSDEEIQKKTLASAVACLEGKSPGEKAAIIHQHLGRREMTDVIIETMKANPDEPEATVEERKSSEASPTAQRSKDPSKEGVNAALDSPSKQLPDQISFFSGNPSVEIVHGIMHLYKTNKMTSLKEDVRRSAMLCILTVPATMTSHDLMKFVAPFNEVIEQMKIIRDSTPNQYMVLIKFSAQADADSFYMACNGRQFNSIEDDVCQLVYVERAEVVKSEDGASLPVMDLTELPKCTVCLERMDESVNGILTTLCNHSFHSQCLQRWDDTTCPVCRYCQTPEPVEENKCFECGVQENLWICLICGHIGCGRYVSRHAYKHFEETQHTYAMQLTNHRVWDYAGDNYVHRLVASKTDGKLVQYECEGDTCQEEKIDALQLEYSYLLTSQLESQRIYWENKIVRIEKDTAEEINNMKTKFKETIEKCDNLEHRLNDLLKEKQSVERKCTQLNTKVARLTTELKEEQEMNKCLRANQVLLQNKLKEEERVLKETCDQKDLQITEIQEQLRDVMFYLETQQKINHLPAETRQEIQEGQINIAMASASSPPSSGGSGKLSSRKGRSKRGK, encoded by the exons ATGAGTGTGTCACTAGTTGTCATCCGCCTGGAGCTCGCAGAACACTCGCCGGTCCCCGCCGGCTTCGGCTTCAGCGCTGCCG TTGGGGAAATGTCTGATGAGGAGATCCAAAAGAAGACACTAGCTTCAGCTGTAGCCTGCTTAGAAGGGAAGTCACCAGGGGAGAAAGCAGCAATCATACATCAGCATCTTGGTCGTCGAGAAATGACAGATGTGATCATTGAGACCATGAAGGCCAACCCAG atgagccagaaGCTACAGTGGAAGAAAGGAAATCTTCAGAAGCATCCCCCACTGCACAGAGAAGTAAAGATCCAAGTAAAGAAGGTGTAAATGCTGCTCTTGATTCTCCATCCAAGCAGCTTCCAGATcagatttccttcttcagtggaaaCCCCTCAGTTGAAATAGTTCATGGTATTATGCATCTATACAAGACAAA TAAGATGACCTCCTTAAAAGAAGATGTGAGGCGTAGTGCCATGCTGTGTATTCTCACAGTCCCTGCTACAATGACCAGTCATGACCTTATGAAGTTTGTCGCCCCATTTAATGAAGTAATTGAACAAATGAAAATCATCAGAGACTCTACTCCAAATCAATATATGGTGCTGATAAAGTTTAGTGCACAG GCTGATGCAGATAGTTTTTACATGGCATGCAATGGCCGCCAGTTCAACTCAATAGAAGATGATGTTTGCCAGCTGGTCTATGTGGAGAGGGCAGAAGTAGTGAAATCTGAGGAT GGCGCCAGCCTCCCTGTGATGGACCTGACAGAGCTGCCCAAGTGCACGGTGTGTCTGGAGCGCATGGACGAGTCCGTGAACGGCATCCTCACCACCTTATGTAACCACAGCTTCCACAGCCAGTGTCTGCAGCGCTGGGACGACACAAC ATGTCCTGTTTGCCGATACTGTCAAACGCCAGAGCCAGTAGAAGAAAATAAGTGTTTCGAGTGTGGTGTTCAGGAA AACCTTTGGATTTGTTTAATATGTGGCCACATAGGATGTGGACGATATGTGAGTCGACATGCCTATAAGCACTTTGAGGAGACCCAACACACGTATGCCATGCAGCTCACCAACCATCGAGTCTGGGACTACGCTGGAG ataATTATGTCCATCGACTGGTTGCAAGTAAAACAGATGGAAAGCTAGTACAGTATGAATGTGAGGGTGATACTTGCCAGGAGGAGAAAATAGATGCCTTACAGTTAGAG TATTCATATTTACTAACAAGCCAGCTGGAGTCACAACGAATCTACTGGGAAAACAAGATAGTCCGGATAGAGAAGGACACAGCAGAGGAA ATTAACAACATGAAGACcaaatttaaagaaacaattgAGAAATGTGATAATCTGGAGCACAGACTAAATGATCTCCTGAAAGAAAAGCAGTCTGTGGAAAGAAA GTGCACTCAGCTAAACACTAAAGTGGCCAGACTCACCACGGAGCTCAAAGAGGAGCAGGAAATGAACAAGTGTTTGCGAGCCAATCAAGTCCTCCTACAGAACAagctgaaggaggaggagagggtgttAAAAGAGACCTGCGACCAGAAGGACCTGCAGATCACCGAGATTCAGGAGCAGCTGCGGGATGTCATGTTCTACCTGGAGACGCAGCAGAAAATCAACCACCTGCCCGCTGAGACCCGGCAGGAAATCCAGGAGGGACAGATCAACATTGCCATGGCCTCAGCCTCCAGCCCCCCGTCTTCTGGGGGCAGTGGGAAGCTGTCCTCCAGGAAGGGCCGCAGCAAGAGGGGCAAGTGA